The DNA window TGTCCGGTGCGACGGTCAAGGACATGGTCACCGGGGCCTCGGCCTTCGCCGAGTACGCGCGCATCGTCGCCGACAAGTACCCGGTCAACGTGGCGCTGCACACCGACCACTGCCCCAAGGACAAGCTGGACAAGTTCGTCCGCCCGCTGCTGCAGATCTCCAAGGAGCGCGTCGCCAGCGGCAAGGAGCCGCTGTTCCAGTCCCACATGTGGGACGGCTCCGCCATCGACCTGGAGGAGAACCTCGAGGTGGCCGAGGAGCTGCTTGCCGACTCGAAGGCGGCCAACACGATCCTGGAGATCGAGGTGGGTGTCGTCGGCGGCGAGGAGGACGGCATCGTCGGCGAGATCAACGAGAAGCTCTACACCAACCCCGGTGACGGCCTGCGCACCGCCGAGAAGCTCGGGCTCGGCGAGCAGGGCTACTACATGGCGGCGCTGACCTTCGGTAACGTGCACGGCTCCTACAAGCCGGGCTACGTCCAGCTCCGCCCCGAGGTCCTCAAGGAGATCCAGGACGCCGTCGGCGCCAAGTACGGCAAGGACCGCCCCTTCGACCTGGTCTTCCACGGCGGCTCCGGCTCCACGCTGGAGGAGATCCACGCCTCCATCGACTACGGCGTGGTTAAGATGAACATCGACACGGACACGCAGTACGCGTTCACCCGGCCGATCGTGGACCACGTGATGAGGAACTACGATGGCGTCCTGAAGGTCGACGGCGAGGTCGGGGACAAGAAGGCCTACGACCCCCGCTCGTACGGCAAGGCCGCCGAGGCCGGCATGGCCGAGCGGGTCGTCGAGGGGACCCGGATGCTCAAGTCCGTCGGCACCAAGATCCGGTAACCGGCGGTCAGGGTCCACCGAACAGACCCCCAAGCCGACCCTGGTTCCCCACGAGCCGGGGTCGAGCGTGTCCGGTCGTCGTTATCCTTGGGGCGGACAAGGCGACCGGGCACGCCTGGTTCCCGCCCGGAGGCCGCCCACCCCGCCCCGGCTCCGCGGCCGGGACCGTCGCGCGAGGAGATCACATGGATCCGCACAAGAACCTGCTGTCGGAGCCTGCCGCCACCCACCTGCCGGACGCGCCCGAGGCGCGCGAGGCCCTCGCGTCCGGCAGCGACCCCGCCGAGGTGGCGGCGCGCTTCCCCACCTACACGGCCGCGTGGGCGCGGCTCGCCGAACGGGCCCTCGACGCGGGTGAACCGGTCGCGGCCTACGCCTACGCCCGCACCGGCTACCACCGCAGCCTCGACCAGCTGCGCGGCGCCGGCTGGAAGGGGCACGGCCCGGTCCCCTGGGAGCACGAACCCAACCAGGGCTTCCTGCGGTCGCTGAACATGCTGGCACAGGCAGCCGAGGCCATCGGCGAGAGCGACGAGGCCCAGCGCTGCGCGTCCTTCCTGCAGGACAGCAGCCCCGAGGCCGCAGAGGCGCTGCGGCGCTGACGCGCTTAACGCCGACACCCGAGGTCATGTAACCTCGAGTTGCAAGAGCCCCTGTCGCCGCTTGCGCCAGGGGCCTACCCATGCGCGGGCCGACGCCGTGCGCGTCGCGGCCCGATACCGACGAATGAAGAGGTGGACGCGGATGCCGGCGATCACGCTCGTTGGAGCCCAGTGGGGAGACGAGGGCAAGGGCAAGGCCACGGACCTTGTCGGCGACCGCGTGGACTACGTCGTCCGCTTCCAGGGCGGGAACAACGCGGGACACACGGTCGTCATCGGTGACCAGACCTACGCGCTGCACCTGCTGCCCGCGGGGATCCTCACCCCCGGGGTGACCCCCGTGATCGCGAACGGCGTCGTCATCGACCCCGGGGTGCTGTTCGAGGAGCTCAACGGCCTGCACGAACGCGGCGTCAACACCGACCACCTGCTCATCTCCGCCGACGCGCACCTGATCATGCCCTACCACCGGGCCATGGACAAGGTCACCGAACGCTTCCTCGGCAAGCGGCGGATCGGCACCACGGGCCGCGGCATCGGCCCCACCTACGCCGACAAGACCTCCCGCACCGGTATCCGGGTGCAGGACACGTTCGACTCGAAGATCCTGCGGCAGAAGATCGAACTCGCGCTGCACGACAAGAACCAGATCCTCACCAAGGTATACAACCAGCGCGGCCTGGAGGTGGAGCGGGTCCTGGACGAGTACCTCGGCTACGCCGAGATGCTCCGCCCCCACGTAGCCGACACGTCCCTCGTGCTGAACCGGGCGCTGGACGCCGGCGAGACCGTCTACCTGGAGGGGTCCCAGGGCACCCTGCTGGACCTCGACCACGGCACCTACCCCTTCGTCACGTCCTCCTCCCCCACCGCCGGCGGCGCGTGCTCCGGCGCCGGGATCGGACCCACCCGCATCTCCAAGGTGGTGGGGATCGTGAAGGCCTACACCACCCGGGTCGGTTCGGGGCCCTTCCCCACCGAGTTGCTGGACGAGCAGGGCGAGTGGCTGCGCC is part of the Haloactinospora alba genome and encodes:
- the fbaA gene encoding class II fructose-bisphosphate aldolase, with product MPIATPEVYAEMLSRAKSQGFAYPAINVTSSQTLHAALRGFAEAESDGIIQISTGGAEFLSGATVKDMVTGASAFAEYARIVADKYPVNVALHTDHCPKDKLDKFVRPLLQISKERVASGKEPLFQSHMWDGSAIDLEENLEVAEELLADSKAANTILEIEVGVVGGEEDGIVGEINEKLYTNPGDGLRTAEKLGLGEQGYYMAALTFGNVHGSYKPGYVQLRPEVLKEIQDAVGAKYGKDRPFDLVFHGGSGSTLEEIHASIDYGVVKMNIDTDTQYAFTRPIVDHVMRNYDGVLKVDGEVGDKKAYDPRSYGKAAEAGMAERVVEGTRMLKSVGTKIR
- a CDS encoding DUF3151 domain-containing protein, with amino-acid sequence MDPHKNLLSEPAATHLPDAPEAREALASGSDPAEVAARFPTYTAAWARLAERALDAGEPVAAYAYARTGYHRSLDQLRGAGWKGHGPVPWEHEPNQGFLRSLNMLAQAAEAIGESDEAQRCASFLQDSSPEAAEALRR
- a CDS encoding adenylosuccinate synthase, with the translated sequence MPAITLVGAQWGDEGKGKATDLVGDRVDYVVRFQGGNNAGHTVVIGDQTYALHLLPAGILTPGVTPVIANGVVIDPGVLFEELNGLHERGVNTDHLLISADAHLIMPYHRAMDKVTERFLGKRRIGTTGRGIGPTYADKTSRTGIRVQDTFDSKILRQKIELALHDKNQILTKVYNQRGLEVERVLDEYLGYAEMLRPHVADTSLVLNRALDAGETVYLEGSQGTLLDLDHGTYPFVTSSSPTAGGACSGAGIGPTRISKVVGIVKAYTTRVGSGPFPTELLDEQGEWLRQQGGEYGVTTGRNRRCGWFDAPIARHATRVNGITDFFLTKMDVLTGLERIPVCVGYEVDGEYHDELPMTQTGFHHATPVYEYLDGWEADISRARDFSELPKNAQAYVRSLEEMMGAPVSAVSVGPGRDQTLELGSLI